A part of Paroedura picta isolate Pp20150507F chromosome 7, Ppicta_v3.0, whole genome shotgun sequence genomic DNA contains:
- the TAL2 gene encoding T-cell acute lymphocytic leukemia protein 2 isoform X2: MTRKIFTNSRERWRQQNVNSAFAKLRKLIPTHPPDKKLSKNETLRLAMRYINFLVKILGEQGLQQTGVAPRGRILGLFQQTPSLESMEELTLIEDSEVLSPNTTSNVPECWSEESSP, from the coding sequence ATGACCAGAAAGATCTTCACCAACAGCAGGGAGCGATGGAGACAGCAGAATGTCAACAGTGCCTTTGCGAAGTTGCGCAAACTCATTCCAACTCATCCTCCCGACAAGAAGCTCAGCAAGAATGAGACCCTCCGCTTAGCCATGAGGTACATCAACTTCCTGGTCAAGATCCTGGGAGAACAAGGCCTGCAGCAGACAGGGGTGGCTCCTCGGGGACGGATACTAGGGCTGTTCCAGCAGACTCCAAGTCTGGAAAGCATGGAAGAACTGACGCTCATCGAAGACTCTGAGGTCCTTTCTCCTAACACAACCAGCAACGTCCCTGAGTGCTGGTCAGAAGAATCCTCACCCTGA